The Chryseobacterium nakagawai genome has a segment encoding these proteins:
- a CDS encoding YceI family protein, whose protein sequence is MKKISVIALVAVGLLAASCNSKEKTDTAVATEQTVAESKGEVLAVDTATSLVNWKAFHKGGMAPRWGTLTVKSGDLSVDGGQVSAGNFVIDMNSIKVDPASVTEKDKKPADLEAHLKNPDFFDVAKNPTSDFKITSVTDLKETPKDAVAGANKTVSGNLTLSGKTMNVTFPAKVDVAEGTAAIQAKFTVNRADWGIKFGTSEADPAEWMISKDIEIAIDVKAKK, encoded by the coding sequence ATGAAAAAAATTAGCGTAATCGCATTAGTAGCAGTAGGATTGTTAGCTGCATCATGTAACAGTAAAGAAAAAACAGATACAGCAGTAGCTACAGAACAGACTGTTGCAGAAAGTAAAGGTGAAGTATTGGCAGTAGATACTGCAACTTCTTTAGTGAATTGGAAGGCTTTCCACAAAGGAGGAATGGCTCCACGTTGGGGGACTCTTACTGTAAAGTCAGGAGATCTTAGCGTTGATGGAGGTCAGGTTTCTGCAGGAAACTTTGTAATTGATATGAATTCTATTAAAGTAGATCCTGCTTCTGTTACAGAAAAAGATAAAAAACCGGCAGATCTTGAAGCTCACTTAAAGAATCCTGATTTCTTTGATGTAGCGAAAAACCCTACTTCAGACTTCAAAATTACAAGTGTTACGGATTTAAAAGAAACTCCGAAAGACGCTGTGGCAGGAGCTAATAAAACAGTAAGTGGAAACCTTACTTTGTCAGGAAAAACTATGAACGTTACTTTCCCGGCTAAAGTAGACGTAGCTGAAGGTACGGCTGCTATTCAGGCTAAATTTACTGTAAACAGAGCTGATTGGGGAATCAAATTCGGGACTTCGGAAGCTGATCCTGCTGAATGGATGATTAGCAAAGATATCGAAATTGCGATTGACGTAAAAGCAAAGAAATAA
- a CDS encoding bacteriocin-like protein produces MKQLKKITRENLKAIKGGIDYCPAGYLYTCDDMAICDAELGIPCSCRCIPYVP; encoded by the coding sequence ATGAAACAATTAAAAAAAATCACAAGAGAAAATCTAAAAGCTATTAAAGGAGGAATTGATTATTGTCCAGCCGGCTATTTGTATACTTGCGATGACATGGCTATATGTGATGCAGAGCTTGGTATACCTTGCTCTTGTAGATGTATTCCCTATGTACCATAA
- the cas2 gene encoding CRISPR-associated endonuclease Cas2 — MNAERFNAYRIMWVLVLYDLPTETKANMKDANRFRKSLLDDGFTLFQFSMYVRHCPSRENAEVHIKRVKFMLPKAGKVAIMCITDKQFGDIEIFFARNKEEPPPTFQQLELF, encoded by the coding sequence ATGAATGCCGAAAGGTTTAACGCTTACCGAATTATGTGGGTTTTAGTATTATATGATCTTCCGACAGAGACTAAGGCCAATATGAAGGATGCGAATCGTTTTCGTAAATCTTTGCTTGATGATGGTTTTACATTATTTCAGTTTTCAATGTATGTAAGGCATTGCCCAAGTCGTGAAAATGCTGAGGTTCATATTAAAAGAGTGAAGTTTATGCTACCAAAAGCAGGTAAAGTCGCCATTATGTGCATTACTGATAAACAGTTTGGTGACATTGAAATATTTTTCGCCAGAAATAAAGAAGAACCTCCTCCAACCTTTCAACAGCTCGAATTATTCTAA
- the cas1 gene encoding type II CRISPR-associated endonuclease Cas1, producing MITRSIYIGNPAYLKLKDEQMKILCPETKAEKGSVPVEDLGLLMLDHFQITVSHQLIQKMMGNNVVVISCDSHHLPHGIMLPMYGHTEHSDRVKDQLEASEPLKKQLWKQTVECKIENQKEVLRILGSYYEPMIDYQANVKSGDITNMEGIAAQHYWKYLISLDFLRQRFGDSPNQFFNFGYSVLRSIVARAIVETGLLPVLGIFHKNKYNPYCLADDLMEPYRPFVDILIMHWLAIHSETEELTKEFKAFILQIATKDVKIDDKTRPLLVAIKTTATSLYKCYTGEKRLISYPELI from the coding sequence ATGATTACCCGTTCCATTTATATCGGCAATCCCGCTTATCTCAAGCTCAAAGACGAGCAGATGAAGATTCTTTGCCCGGAAACCAAAGCAGAGAAGGGAAGTGTACCTGTGGAGGATTTAGGATTACTAATGCTGGATCATTTTCAGATCACGGTTTCACACCAGCTCATCCAAAAAATGATGGGCAATAATGTAGTAGTGATAAGTTGTGACTCGCATCATTTGCCACATGGAATAATGCTTCCGATGTATGGACATACCGAACATTCTGATAGAGTAAAAGACCAGCTGGAAGCCAGCGAACCCCTCAAGAAACAGCTTTGGAAACAAACCGTAGAATGTAAAATTGAAAACCAAAAAGAAGTTCTCCGAATATTGGGAAGCTATTACGAGCCGATGATAGATTATCAAGCCAACGTAAAAAGCGGTGATATCACCAATATGGAAGGCATTGCCGCACAACATTACTGGAAATATCTTATCAGTCTGGATTTTCTGAGGCAGCGTTTTGGAGATTCACCCAATCAGTTTTTCAATTTCGGATATTCGGTTCTCAGAAGTATTGTAGCAAGAGCAATTGTTGAAACCGGGTTGCTTCCTGTTCTCGGAATTTTCCATAAAAATAAATACAACCCTTACTGTTTGGCCGATGACCTAATGGAACCTTATCGCCCTTTTGTTGACATATTAATAATGCACTGGCTTGCAATTCATTCAGAAACGGAAGAATTAACTAAAGAATTTAAAGCTTTTATCTTACAGATTGCAACCAAAGATGTGAAAATAGACGATAAAACCAGACCGTTACTAGTTGCAATAAAAACAACAGCTACATCACTGTATAAATGTTATACGGGAGAAAAACGTCTGATCTCTTATCCTGAACTGATATGA
- the cas9 gene encoding type II CRISPR RNA-guided endonuclease Cas9 (Cas9, originally named Csn1, is the large, multifunctional signature protein of type II CRISPR/Cas systems. It is well known even to general audiences because its RNA-guided endonuclease activity has made it a popular tool for custom editing of eukaryotic genomes.): MKKIIVGVDVGVSSVGIAVMSEENQKKTIENLAVRIVPEDPDFHGKFYSGNTASKNLERTIKRGIRKNNQRYKARRDKLCQTLKNNNMFPANNLFHLSATELYGLRAKAASEQISLQELGRVLILINQRRGFLSNRKSVSEEENSTEYKERIAELEKALENKTIGQKLYSELEESNNTFEVLIRERTYQRSSYIEEFDRIWDEQKKYYQILTGSPNEDNNKGTLYDLIRNRIIYYQRPLKSQKGLIAECLFEKYHKAAVKSSPYFELFRIWQKVNDLSWKTTNGETFKPTPEQKQKLKDALWNGGNLNAKYKLSITEIKKLLGYGKNEKIYLNFTELDGSRTCAILKNALEEAGIENTEQYLLFNLDISDEKGGLFELWHITYSLPTEKEVVNALKNRFGFSENQSKIIAKKVGYPSDYGSLSTRAIRKLLPHLEKGLGYSEACDEVGYDHSGYKTEIGLKPKLKQLKKNELRNPVVEQILNQVVNVINLVIEKYGKIDEIRVELARELRNSAKTRKNISQGNSKNKRNNDVIRKKLIEEYGFRLVNGRDVKRYILWEETTHECLYCNNPINGTDMLTGNADIEHILPKSRSFNNAMTNYIIAHRKCNSNKRQKTAYDFMESKGEEALGQYIEKVNALYNDGKGSISKSKFDNLLCKGEDIPSDFVERMKKDSQYISKEAVKMLKTICPNVYTTTGQVTDFLREEWELKNLLQELTFDKYKAIGQIEEKTIKTNNGQTKTFEVITDWSKRDDHRHHAVDALICALTDQKIIFKLNNLNKIYQYERDALSQKEIEEIEEFLEGKFSLKEFSTQQGNIIECSIPNIRKEVQKHLENILISFKKENSKVLTKNINAPKNIEQKTTWVPRARLHEDTIMGRVKRISEKKIKLNDKILMEEIEMVVNPEIKEMLYQHLAKFDNNLKIAFDQKTLKREPISYKDNEVKEFGVYEWVNTKRVNIESFLTDNQKTKSAKDKFIENVLKSDRGIGILLEKRLKEFNGDYKEAFKNLFENPFITKNGMTVKNVTIYDESKVERVRNGYAKTGGNHHALIYKDENGKYNDKVVSFWVAVEIGLLNISEHNNPYPIINRNDHDELGIFQFSMQINDLFVFDLKHSENPQEENEIDFFDVKNGKLISDKLFRVQKMTKKSSGAFEITYRHHLEANLNRSDKALKGYTWDEHGSNKHLERLTKIRISHLGEIIKIGE; the protein is encoded by the coding sequence ATGAAGAAAATTATAGTTGGGGTAGATGTTGGAGTTTCATCTGTTGGAATAGCAGTTATGTCAGAGGAAAATCAAAAAAAAACAATAGAAAATTTAGCTGTAAGAATTGTTCCGGAAGATCCTGATTTTCATGGAAAGTTTTACTCTGGTAATACTGCAAGTAAAAACCTTGAGAGAACTATAAAAAGAGGAATCAGGAAAAATAATCAAAGATATAAAGCAAGACGAGATAAACTTTGCCAAACTTTGAAAAATAACAATATGTTTCCTGCTAATAATTTGTTCCATCTTTCTGCAACTGAACTTTATGGGCTAAGAGCAAAAGCTGCTTCAGAACAAATCTCTTTACAAGAATTAGGAAGAGTTCTAATTCTTATAAATCAGCGAAGAGGTTTTTTAAGCAATAGAAAATCTGTTTCGGAAGAAGAAAATTCAACTGAATATAAAGAACGGATTGCTGAACTTGAAAAAGCATTAGAAAATAAAACAATTGGTCAAAAACTTTATTCTGAATTAGAGGAAAGCAATAATACTTTTGAGGTTCTGATTCGAGAGCGGACTTATCAAAGAAGTTCTTATATAGAAGAATTTGATAGGATTTGGGATGAACAAAAAAAGTATTACCAAATTTTAACAGGAAGCCCAAATGAAGATAATAACAAAGGAACATTGTATGATTTAATTCGTAATAGAATCATTTACTATCAACGTCCTTTGAAAAGTCAGAAAGGTTTAATCGCTGAATGTTTGTTTGAGAAATATCATAAAGCAGCTGTAAAAAGTTCCCCTTATTTTGAATTATTTAGGATTTGGCAGAAAGTAAATGATTTATCTTGGAAGACTACAAATGGAGAGACTTTTAAACCAACGCCAGAGCAAAAACAAAAGTTAAAAGATGCCTTATGGAATGGGGGAAATCTGAATGCAAAATACAAATTATCAATAACTGAAATCAAAAAACTTTTAGGTTACGGAAAAAATGAAAAAATATATCTGAATTTTACTGAATTAGATGGAAGCAGAACCTGTGCGATATTAAAAAATGCGTTGGAAGAGGCAGGAATAGAAAATACTGAACAATACCTATTATTTAATTTAGATATCAGTGATGAAAAAGGAGGTTTATTTGAATTGTGGCATATTACCTATTCGTTACCGACAGAAAAAGAAGTGGTGAATGCATTAAAAAATCGTTTCGGATTTTCAGAAAATCAATCGAAAATTATTGCTAAAAAAGTTGGGTATCCTTCTGATTACGGAAGCCTTTCAACTCGTGCCATTCGAAAATTACTGCCACATTTGGAAAAAGGATTAGGTTACAGTGAGGCTTGTGATGAAGTTGGCTATGACCATAGTGGATATAAAACAGAAATAGGACTTAAACCAAAGTTAAAGCAACTTAAAAAGAATGAATTAAGAAATCCAGTTGTCGAACAAATTCTAAATCAGGTTGTAAATGTTATAAACCTTGTTATTGAGAAGTATGGTAAAATTGATGAAATAAGAGTTGAGTTAGCGAGAGAACTAAGGAATAGTGCGAAAACTCGAAAAAATATTTCTCAGGGGAATTCAAAGAATAAGAGGAATAATGATGTTATAAGAAAAAAACTTATAGAAGAGTATGGATTCAGGTTAGTTAATGGACGAGATGTAAAGCGTTATATTCTTTGGGAAGAAACTACTCACGAATGCTTGTATTGTAATAATCCTATTAATGGGACAGATATGCTTACGGGCAATGCGGACATTGAGCATATTTTGCCAAAGTCTCGTTCATTTAACAATGCGATGACTAATTATATTATTGCTCACAGAAAATGTAATTCCAATAAAAGGCAGAAAACCGCTTATGATTTTATGGAGTCTAAAGGAGAAGAAGCATTAGGACAATATATAGAAAAAGTAAATGCTTTGTATAATGATGGAAAAGGAAGTATTTCAAAATCTAAATTTGATAATTTGTTGTGCAAAGGTGAAGATATTCCTTCTGATTTTGTGGAAAGAATGAAAAAGGACTCCCAATACATCTCCAAAGAAGCGGTAAAAATGCTAAAAACCATTTGTCCGAATGTTTATACTACGACTGGGCAGGTAACTGATTTTTTGCGTGAAGAATGGGAATTGAAAAATCTTTTGCAGGAATTAACTTTCGATAAATATAAAGCAATTGGTCAGATAGAAGAAAAAACAATAAAAACCAATAATGGACAAACCAAAACTTTTGAAGTTATAACAGATTGGAGCAAAAGAGATGACCATAGACATCACGCTGTTGATGCTTTGATTTGTGCTTTAACCGATCAGAAAATTATTTTCAAGCTTAATAATCTCAACAAAATTTATCAATATGAAAGAGATGCATTGAGCCAAAAAGAAATAGAGGAGATTGAAGAATTTTTAGAAGGAAAGTTTTCTCTGAAAGAATTTTCGACACAACAGGGAAATATCATAGAATGCTCTATACCAAACATTCGCAAAGAAGTGCAAAAACATCTTGAAAATATTTTGATTTCTTTTAAAAAAGAGAATAGCAAGGTTCTTACAAAAAATATTAATGCACCTAAAAATATAGAACAGAAAACAACCTGGGTTCCCCGCGCAAGATTGCACGAAGATACTATTATGGGACGTGTAAAACGTATTTCTGAAAAGAAAATAAAACTCAACGATAAAATTCTAATGGAAGAAATCGAAATGGTTGTAAATCCTGAAATCAAAGAAATGCTTTATCAGCATCTTGCGAAATTTGACAATAATCTGAAAATTGCTTTTGATCAAAAAACGTTGAAAAGAGAACCGATTTCTTATAAGGATAATGAAGTAAAAGAATTTGGTGTTTATGAATGGGTAAATACGAAAAGAGTAAATATTGAAAGTTTTTTAACCGATAATCAAAAAACAAAGTCTGCTAAGGATAAGTTTATAGAAAATGTTCTAAAATCGGATAGAGGAATAGGAATTTTATTAGAAAAACGATTAAAAGAGTTTAATGGAGATTATAAGGAGGCATTCAAAAATTTATTTGAAAATCCTTTCATTACCAAAAATGGAATGACCGTTAAAAATGTGACAATTTATGATGAAAGCAAGGTCGAGAGAGTAAGAAATGGTTATGCAAAAACAGGCGGAAATCATCACGCTTTAATCTATAAAGATGAAAACGGAAAATACAATGATAAAGTAGTTTCATTTTGGGTAGCAGTAGAAATTGGATTGTTAAACATATCAGAACACAATAATCCTTATCCGATTATAAATAGAAATGATCATGATGAACTTGGTATTTTCCAATTTTCTATGCAAATCAATGATTTATTTGTATTTGATTTAAAGCATTCTGAAAATCCACAGGAAGAAAATGAAATCGACTTTTTTGATGTGAAGAACGGAAAGTTGATTTCAGATAAATTGTTTAGGGTTCAGAAAATGACAAAGAAAAGTTCTGGAGCTTTTGAAATAACATATAGGCATCATTTAGAGGCAAATCTTAATAGGAGTGATAAAGCTTTAAAGGGATATACTTGGGATGAACACGGCTCAAATAAACATTTAGAAAGGTTAACAAAAATCAGAATTAGTCATCTTGGGGAAATTATAAAAATTGGAGAATAA
- a CDS encoding O-methyltransferase yields the protein MNQQLFEKVDQYISNLVATEDSVLQETIQSLDDASMPQISISPTQGKFLQLMLLTCKAKRVLELGTLGAYSTIWMTRALPADGRVITVEFDPHHADIASQNIAKAGLSDQIDLRIGKAMDVLNELIATGEEAFDFIFIDADKPPYTEYFELALQLSHPGTIIICDNVIREGQILDENSNDEKVRGVQRFNQMLAGNPKVTATIMQTVGAKEYDGMAIAIVN from the coding sequence ATGAATCAGCAATTATTTGAAAAAGTAGATCAATATATCAGCAATCTGGTAGCCACTGAAGATAGTGTACTCCAGGAAACTATTCAATCTCTCGATGATGCTTCCATGCCTCAGATCAGCATCTCTCCTACACAGGGGAAGTTTCTTCAACTGATGCTTCTTACCTGCAAGGCTAAACGTGTATTAGAGTTGGGGACTTTAGGTGCTTACAGTACTATTTGGATGACCAGAGCACTTCCTGCAGACGGTAGAGTGATTACAGTAGAATTTGATCCTCATCACGCTGATATTGCCAGTCAAAACATTGCAAAAGCAGGCCTTTCTGACCAGATTGATTTACGAATCGGTAAAGCAATGGATGTATTGAATGAACTCATTGCTACAGGTGAAGAAGCTTTCGACTTTATTTTTATTGATGCAGATAAGCCCCCTTATACTGAATATTTTGAACTGGCATTACAACTGTCTCATCCGGGAACAATAATTATTTGTGATAATGTCATCCGGGAAGGCCAGATTTTGGATGAAAATAGCAATGATGAAAAAGTGAGAGGGGTACAGCGTTTTAATCAAATGCTGGCTGGCAACCCAAAAGTTACCGCCACAATTATGCAAACCGTAGGAGCAAAAGAATATGATGGAATGGCAATAGCAATTGTCAATTAA
- a CDS encoding Tex family protein — MTTVEFIQKQLDISEKSINNTLQLLAEDCTIPFISRYRKDKTGNLDETQIEQIAKISKQFEEMMKRKESILKSIEEQGALTPELRQRIEESFDIQELEDLYLPFKKRKKTKADAAKEKGLGPLAKIIMSQKNNDVQFLASKYLNNEVLSEADALQGARDIMAEWINENMYVRKNLRRLFQRKAVVTSKVVKAKKDEEDAQKFSQYFEWEENLSRIPSHRLLAMLRAETEGFVKTNVGIDKEEAIDFIEKAIIKSNNESSEQIALAIKDSYKRLLEPAISNEALQEAKEKADKKAIEIFSENLSQLLLAPPLGEKRILAIDPGYRSGCKVVCIDEKGDLLHNETLYPHAPQNESGMAMKKIRSMVNAYNIEAISIGNGTASRETEFFIKKIAFDKPLQVFVVSEAGASVYSASKIAREEFPTYDVTVRGAVSIGRRLSDPLAELVKIDPKSIGVGQYQHDVDQTQLKNELDSTVMKCVNSVGINLNTASKSLLSYVSGIGEKMAENIVNYRAENGAFEDRKQLKKVPRLGEKAFQQAAAFVRITNSKNPLDNSAVHPESYGIVEKMAKDLGIKADELIGNKEKVALIQPENYITGDIGILGIKDILKELEKPGLDPRKAAKVFEFDPHVKSIRDLRAGMILPGIVNNITAFGCFVDLGIKESGLVHISQLKDGFVSDVNEVVKLHQHVRVKVTEVDEARKRVQLSMIL; from the coding sequence ATGACGACCGTAGAATTTATACAGAAGCAGCTCGATATTTCTGAGAAGAGCATCAACAATACATTACAATTATTAGCAGAAGACTGTACCATTCCTTTTATTTCCCGTTACCGGAAAGATAAAACCGGAAACCTGGATGAAACGCAAATTGAGCAGATCGCCAAGATCAGCAAACAATTTGAGGAGATGATGAAGAGAAAGGAATCTATTTTAAAATCTATAGAAGAACAGGGTGCTTTAACTCCTGAACTGAGACAAAGAATTGAAGAAAGCTTTGATATTCAAGAACTGGAGGATTTATACTTGCCTTTTAAAAAGCGTAAAAAAACCAAGGCTGATGCTGCCAAGGAAAAAGGACTCGGACCTTTAGCCAAAATCATTATGAGTCAGAAGAACAATGATGTACAATTTTTGGCTTCAAAATATTTGAATAATGAGGTTCTTTCTGAAGCAGATGCCCTTCAGGGCGCCAGAGATATCATGGCAGAATGGATCAATGAAAATATGTATGTTCGTAAGAACCTGCGTCGTTTGTTCCAACGAAAAGCTGTTGTTACTTCCAAAGTTGTGAAGGCTAAAAAGGATGAAGAAGATGCTCAAAAGTTCTCCCAATATTTCGAATGGGAAGAAAACCTCAGCAGAATCCCTTCTCACAGGCTTTTAGCAATGTTAAGAGCGGAGACCGAAGGCTTTGTGAAAACCAACGTTGGGATTGATAAAGAAGAAGCTATCGATTTTATTGAAAAAGCGATTATCAAGTCTAATAATGAAAGTTCTGAACAGATTGCTCTAGCGATTAAAGACAGCTATAAAAGACTTCTGGAACCTGCTATTTCCAATGAAGCATTACAGGAAGCTAAAGAAAAAGCGGATAAAAAAGCGATTGAGATCTTCTCTGAAAATCTGAGTCAGTTACTGCTGGCTCCGCCATTGGGAGAAAAAAGAATTCTGGCGATTGATCCTGGTTACAGAAGCGGCTGTAAAGTGGTTTGTATCGATGAAAAGGGAGATCTTCTTCATAATGAAACCCTCTACCCTCACGCTCCTCAGAATGAATCCGGAATGGCTATGAAAAAGATCCGTTCTATGGTGAATGCCTATAATATTGAAGCTATTTCTATCGGAAACGGAACGGCAAGCCGTGAAACTGAATTTTTTATCAAGAAAATTGCTTTTGATAAGCCTTTACAGGTTTTTGTAGTTTCGGAAGCGGGTGCCTCGGTGTATTCTGCCAGCAAAATTGCAAGGGAAGAGTTTCCAACTTATGATGTAACTGTTCGTGGGGCGGTTTCTATTGGAAGAAGACTTTCTGATCCATTGGCTGAGTTGGTGAAAATTGATCCAAAATCTATTGGAGTTGGACAGTATCAGCATGATGTAGATCAGACTCAATTGAAAAATGAACTGGATTCTACCGTGATGAAATGTGTAAATTCTGTAGGAATTAATTTAAATACAGCTAGTAAATCTTTATTAAGTTATGTTTCCGGAATTGGAGAGAAAATGGCTGAAAATATTGTGAACTACAGAGCTGAAAACGGAGCCTTTGAAGATAGAAAACAGCTTAAGAAAGTTCCAAGGCTTGGAGAAAAAGCATTTCAGCAGGCTGCTGCGTTTGTACGAATTACCAATTCAAAAAATCCATTGGACAACTCTGCGGTACACCCTGAATCGTATGGAATCGTTGAAAAAATGGCTAAAGATCTGGGAATTAAAGCTGATGAACTGATTGGCAATAAGGAAAAAGTGGCCCTGATACAACCTGAAAATTACATTACCGGGGACATCGGAATTCTGGGAATCAAAGATATTTTAAAGGAGCTTGAAAAACCAGGCTTAGATCCGAGGAAAGCTGCCAAAGTATTTGAATTTGATCCTCATGTAAAAAGCATCAGAGACTTGAGAGCAGGTATGATCTTACCGGGAATCGTGAACAATATTACCGCTTTTGGATGTTTTGTGGATCTTGGAATTAAAGAAAGTGGTTTGGTTCATATTTCTCAGCTTAAAGACGGATTTGTTTCTGATGTAAATGAGGTCGTAAAACTGCATCAGCATGTAAGAGTAAAGGTAACGGAAGTGGATGAGGCAAGGAAAAGAGTGCAATTAAGCATGATTTTATAA
- a CDS encoding HAD family hydrolase, which yields MNYKNLIFDLDGTLWDSRATIIKIWNDVLSKRQLIQQELKPDDMNQYMGLLAHDILKDMLPGISDLQIEELLSEVVAQENKISRIQGGILYPGVEDTLKSLANTHNLFIVSNCQDGYIESFLEYYQFNTLFVDFESHGRTQKTKSENIHLLMERNGLSIENSIYIGDTQTDYNSAASNELPFIFCDYGFGKLSKPHEAQVSTLSDLKNYI from the coding sequence TTGAATTATAAAAACTTAATTTTCGATCTGGACGGAACTTTATGGGATTCCAGAGCAACGATTATCAAAATATGGAATGATGTTTTAAGTAAGCGTCAACTGATACAACAGGAACTGAAACCTGATGATATGAATCAATATATGGGTTTACTGGCTCATGATATTCTGAAGGATATGCTTCCAGGAATTTCAGACCTTCAGATTGAGGAACTCCTTTCTGAAGTAGTAGCCCAGGAAAATAAGATATCACGTATACAAGGCGGCATTCTTTATCCAGGTGTTGAGGATACATTGAAAAGTCTGGCCAATACCCACAATCTTTTTATTGTAAGCAATTGCCAGGATGGATATATTGAATCTTTTTTAGAATATTACCAGTTTAACACTCTATTTGTAGACTTTGAATCTCATGGACGTACACAAAAGACAAAGTCAGAAAACATACATCTCCTTATGGAAAGAAATGGTCTATCCATTGAAAATTCTATATACATTGGGGATACGCAGACGGATTATAATTCTGCTGCTTCCAACGAATTGCCTTTTATTTTTTGTGACTATGGTTTTGGAAAACTTTCCAAACCGCATGAAGCCCAGGTTTCAACATTGTCTGATTTAAAGAATTATATTTAA